The following are from one region of the Geoalkalibacter subterraneus genome:
- a CDS encoding hybrid sensor histidine kinase/response regulator codes for MTEKQRKYLDIFAREAADHLAALRAGALSLEGGGGGGEGIRELLRHVHTLKGASRMLDLDATNLLAHALEDCLKEVESGERSRDGALVDVVLLAADTIEALVEEARGHGRCAFRHDRVIEGLRRGVVPQDATDPEIHEHRDEAGTDGTGAAGDSVRIAVERLDRMVNLIGEGTLAVHQLQERAEYLAAFEQDLQAFAQRLRRDENRRDLTLLLERLQTHRLKVQKEILSFHLLNEMLAEEADGMRMVPFAPLAGDLRRVVRDLARDEGKQAVLEIEGEDVAIDRMLWEALRPALLHMLRNAVDHGIEPPEERRRQGKDPTGRLLLSAGYEHSGVCIRLCDDGRGMDPGRVRELAVEKGVASAEEVADMNDEQALYLILRPGFSSREIITDLSGRGIGMDVVHNCMERIKGNLRIHSTPGEGTDIALQLPLTLARMNALVMQCEGERYVVPLQYVMAVVPVREQDLVLQGGREMIRFEGRLFPLRSLSETLGVTQRTLIEQRRIFAVVMGFREQSAAWAVTAVERVREIVIKGLGSQLKSVPGFSGATLLEEGLPALILSVPDLFSRLTAAGETRLHGEFAAARERMRRGRVLVVDDSVTTRTMERNILEGQGYRVEVAVSGEEALAVLERQDFDLVVTDIEMPGIDGFELTRRIRQAQDGADVPVIIVTSRATDEDRRRGIEVGAQAYIVKGSFDQGKLMDAVETLIG; via the coding sequence GTGACGGAAAAACAGCGCAAATATCTCGATATTTTTGCCCGGGAGGCGGCCGATCATCTGGCGGCTCTGCGTGCCGGCGCCCTTTCTCTGGAAGGCGGCGGTGGCGGCGGTGAAGGTATTCGTGAGTTGCTGCGCCATGTCCACACCCTTAAAGGGGCCTCGCGGATGCTCGATCTTGATGCCACCAATCTTCTGGCGCACGCCCTTGAGGATTGCCTCAAGGAGGTGGAGTCCGGAGAGCGGTCCCGCGACGGGGCATTGGTTGACGTGGTGCTGCTGGCTGCCGACACCATCGAGGCGCTGGTTGAAGAGGCGCGTGGTCATGGGCGCTGTGCTTTTCGCCATGATCGCGTGATCGAGGGGCTGCGTCGCGGTGTCGTGCCTCAGGATGCGACCGATCCCGAAATTCATGAGCACCGGGATGAAGCGGGCACCGACGGCACGGGTGCTGCGGGTGACAGTGTGCGGATCGCCGTAGAGCGGCTTGACCGCATGGTGAACCTGATCGGCGAAGGCACCCTGGCGGTGCATCAGCTGCAGGAGCGCGCTGAATATCTGGCAGCTTTCGAGCAGGACCTGCAGGCCTTTGCACAGCGCCTGCGGCGCGATGAGAATCGCAGAGACCTCACGCTGTTGCTGGAGCGGTTGCAGACCCATCGGCTGAAGGTGCAGAAGGAGATCCTGTCGTTTCATCTCCTCAATGAAATGCTCGCCGAAGAAGCCGACGGGATGCGCATGGTGCCCTTTGCTCCTCTGGCCGGCGATCTGCGTCGCGTGGTGCGGGATCTCGCCCGTGATGAAGGCAAGCAGGCTGTTCTTGAAATCGAGGGAGAGGATGTCGCCATCGATCGCATGCTGTGGGAGGCGTTGCGGCCGGCCCTGCTCCACATGCTGCGCAATGCCGTTGATCATGGCATTGAGCCCCCGGAGGAGCGACGCCGACAGGGAAAAGACCCCACAGGCCGGCTGCTGCTCAGCGCCGGGTACGAGCACAGCGGCGTCTGCATTCGGTTGTGCGATGACGGGCGCGGCATGGACCCCGGTCGGGTGAGAGAGCTGGCCGTAGAAAAAGGCGTGGCCTCTGCAGAAGAAGTGGCCGACATGAATGATGAGCAGGCTCTTTACCTGATCCTGCGTCCCGGATTTTCTTCCCGCGAAATTATTACTGATCTGTCCGGGCGGGGTATCGGCATGGATGTGGTGCACAACTGCATGGAGCGGATCAAGGGAAACCTGCGCATCCATTCAACACCGGGCGAGGGCACCGACATTGCCCTGCAGCTGCCGCTGACCCTGGCACGTATGAATGCCCTGGTGATGCAATGCGAAGGGGAGCGCTATGTGGTCCCCCTGCAGTATGTGATGGCGGTGGTGCCGGTGCGCGAACAGGATCTCGTGCTGCAGGGCGGGCGCGAGATGATCCGTTTTGAAGGCAGGCTTTTTCCGCTGCGGTCATTGAGTGAGACACTCGGCGTTACCCAGCGGACCCTGATTGAGCAGCGGCGCATTTTCGCCGTGGTCATGGGCTTTCGCGAGCAGAGTGCCGCCTGGGCGGTCACTGCGGTGGAGCGGGTGAGGGAGATCGTGATCAAAGGGCTGGGTTCGCAGCTCAAGAGCGTGCCGGGCTTCTCCGGCGCGACTCTGCTGGAGGAAGGTTTGCCTGCTCTGATCCTGTCCGTGCCTGACCTCTTTTCACGGTTGACCGCCGCCGGCGAAACCCGCCTGCATGGCGAATTTGCCGCCGCGCGTGAACGGATGCGGCGAGGCCGGGTGCTGGTGGTGGATGACTCCGTCACGACACGCACTATGGAGCGCAATATTCTTGAAGGACAGGGCTACCGGGTTGAAGTGGCGGTTTCCGGGGAAGAAGCCCTGGCTGTGTTAGAGCGGCAGGATTTCGACCTGGTCGTCACGGATATCGAAATGCCCGGCATCGACGGCTTCGAACTGACACGCCGCATCCGCCAGGCGCAGGACGGTGCCGACGTGCCGGTGATCATCGTGACCTCGCGCGCCACGGATGAAGACCGGCGGCGCGGCATTGAAGTCGGCGCGCAGGCCTATATCGTCAAGGGCAGCTTCGATCAGGGGAAACTGATGGATGCGGTGGAAACCCTGATAGGGTAG
- the cheB gene encoding chemotaxis-specific protein-glutamate methyltransferase CheB, whose translation MKKIKIVIADDSLLTRVVLRDILRRDAEIEVVAEARNGREALDAVLRCQPDLVIMDVVMPVMDGISAVREIMARRPTPILILSSSVRSHDARGAFHAIDCGALDVMSKPRGMVKDVFEPMAEALVEKVKLLARLPVRRLVSERPRTAAAISGSPAQRSVLAIGASTGGPKTVLSVLRNLSPATQASILVVQHIAAGFAEGFALWLDRETPFPASLAREGDVPRPGHILVAPHDRHMELRDGRILLTDGPMVNSCRPSIDVLFAGLAHEQPEDVVALLLTGMGRDGAEGMAALKLAGAVTLAQDEASCVVFGMPKAAIALGGVQQTLALHDIPRALGRLLKQK comes from the coding sequence GTGAAAAAAATCAAAATTGTCATCGCCGACGACTCCCTGTTGACGCGGGTGGTGCTGCGGGACATTCTGCGCCGCGATGCGGAAATCGAAGTGGTGGCCGAAGCCCGCAACGGCCGTGAGGCCCTTGATGCGGTGCTGCGCTGCCAGCCGGACCTGGTGATCATGGATGTGGTGATGCCGGTGATGGACGGGATCAGCGCGGTGCGTGAAATCATGGCGCGCCGCCCTACGCCGATCCTGATTCTCTCCTCCAGCGTGCGTTCCCACGATGCTCGCGGCGCCTTTCACGCCATCGACTGCGGCGCTCTCGATGTCATGAGCAAGCCGCGCGGTATGGTGAAGGACGTGTTCGAACCCATGGCCGAGGCGTTGGTGGAAAAGGTCAAACTGCTGGCGCGGCTGCCGGTGCGCCGCCTGGTTTCGGAGCGTCCCCGCACCGCAGCGGCAATATCTGGTAGCCCAGCGCAGCGCAGCGTATTGGCGATCGGCGCTTCTACCGGCGGCCCTAAAACGGTGCTGTCCGTGTTGCGCAATCTCTCCCCCGCCACCCAGGCTTCTATTCTGGTGGTGCAGCATATTGCCGCAGGTTTTGCCGAGGGGTTCGCCCTGTGGCTTGATCGGGAGACGCCGTTTCCTGCCTCTTTGGCGCGTGAGGGGGATGTGCCGCGTCCGGGGCACATCCTCGTTGCGCCCCATGATCGTCACATGGAACTGCGCGACGGCCGCATCCTTCTGACCGACGGACCGATGGTCAACAGCTGCCGCCCTTCGATCGATGTGCTTTTCGCCGGGCTGGCTCACGAACAGCCCGAAGATGTGGTTGCACTTCTTTTGACCGGCATGGGACGCGACGGCGCCGAGGGGATGGCCGCCCTGAAGCTGGCAGGTGCCGTGACGCTGGCCCAGGATGAAGCGAGCTGCGTGGTGTTCGGCATGCCCAAGGCCGCGATTGCCCTGGGTGGAGTGCAGCAGACCCTGGCCCTGCATGATATCCCCCGCGCGCTGGGGCGCCTGCTCAAGCAGAAGTGA
- the cysS gene encoding cysteine--tRNA ligase produces the protein MSIRVFNTMTGRKEEFQPLEPGRVKMYVCGVTVYDYCHIGHARANIVFDVVYRYLRYRGYEVRYVRNYTDVDDKIIKRANKQGISSHELAERYIRAFDEDMAALGLAEPTDQPRATEHIGDIIALVQRLIDKGTAYEAGGDVYFAVENFPTYLKLSKRSLDEMQAGARIAPGEKKRNPMDFALWKAAKPGEPSWDSPWGQGRPGWHIECSAMSTVLLGESFDIHGGGKDLIFPHHENEIAQSEAASGKPFVKYWLHNGFVNVNQEKMSKSLGNFFTIRDILKKYDPEVVRFFILTAHYRSPIDFSDQNLKEARAGLSRFYEALHAADEALEGCPEAEQSSDEGAKLAETFCQAMDDDFNTAQALGHLFEGARALNRLLGEKKFRKKADKVAAARALRDTLRSLGGVLGLFGSDPGAWLRQRNLAGLSELGLSEEDIQARIEERLQARGDKDFARADQIREELAEKGVELLDTPQGTTWKVR, from the coding sequence ATGAGTATTCGCGTATTCAACACCATGACCGGCCGCAAGGAAGAGTTCCAGCCCCTCGAACCCGGTCGGGTGAAGATGTACGTGTGCGGCGTGACCGTTTACGACTACTGCCACATCGGTCATGCCCGCGCCAATATCGTGTTCGACGTCGTCTATCGCTACCTGCGCTACCGGGGGTACGAGGTGCGCTATGTGCGCAACTATACCGACGTCGACGACAAGATCATCAAGCGCGCCAACAAGCAGGGGATCTCCAGCCATGAGCTGGCGGAACGCTATATCCGCGCCTTTGACGAGGACATGGCCGCCCTCGGTCTCGCGGAGCCCACCGACCAGCCGCGCGCCACTGAGCATATCGGGGACATCATCGCCCTGGTGCAACGCCTCATCGACAAGGGAACCGCCTACGAAGCGGGCGGCGATGTTTATTTCGCGGTGGAGAACTTTCCGACCTATCTCAAGCTCTCCAAGCGCAGCCTGGACGAGATGCAGGCCGGCGCCCGCATCGCTCCCGGCGAAAAGAAGCGCAACCCCATGGACTTTGCCCTGTGGAAGGCCGCCAAGCCTGGGGAGCCCTCCTGGGATTCCCCTTGGGGACAGGGGCGGCCGGGCTGGCATATCGAGTGTTCGGCCATGAGCACGGTTCTGCTCGGCGAGTCCTTTGACATCCACGGCGGCGGCAAGGACCTGATCTTTCCACACCATGAAAATGAGATCGCCCAGAGCGAGGCCGCGTCCGGCAAGCCGTTCGTCAAGTACTGGCTGCACAACGGTTTCGTCAATGTCAACCAGGAGAAGATGAGCAAGTCTCTGGGCAACTTTTTCACCATCCGCGACATTCTGAAAAAGTACGATCCGGAAGTCGTGCGCTTTTTCATCCTCACCGCCCATTACCGCTCGCCCATCGATTTCTCCGACCAGAACCTCAAGGAGGCGCGCGCCGGGCTGAGCCGTTTTTACGAGGCACTGCATGCCGCGGATGAGGCGCTGGAGGGCTGCCCCGAGGCAGAACAATCCTCGGATGAAGGCGCCAAGCTTGCAGAGACCTTCTGTCAGGCGATGGACGATGATTTCAATACCGCCCAGGCGCTGGGCCATCTTTTTGAAGGCGCCCGCGCGCTCAACCGCCTGCTGGGGGAAAAGAAGTTCCGCAAGAAGGCCGACAAGGTGGCGGCGGCCCGTGCGCTGCGCGATACGCTGCGGTCTCTCGGCGGCGTGCTGGGGCTGTTCGGCTCCGACCCGGGCGCCTGGCTGCGGCAGCGCAATCTGGCCGGCCTCAGCGAGTTGGGGCTGAGCGAGGAGGATATACAGGCGCGCATCGAAGAGCGGCTGCAGGCACGGGGCGACAAGGATTTCGCCCGCGCCGACCAGATCCGTGAAGAACTGGCGGAAAAAGGGGTTGAACTGCTCGATACGCCGCAGGGCACCACCTGGAAGGTCAGGTGA
- the uvrB gene encoding excinuclease ABC subunit UvrB yields MARFVLSSQYEPRGDQPAAIAELEAGVERGDQHQVLLGVTGSGKTFTMANVAARLNRPTLVMAPNKTLAAQLYGEFKELFPQNAVEYFVSYYDYYQPEAYIPTTDTFIEKDSAINEEIDKLRHSATRSLLTRRDVLIVASVSCIYGLGSPEAYHGMLVELVEGAEIERNALLKRLVEIQYQRNDVDFHRGTFRVRGDVVEIFPAYEEDRALRVTFFGDEIEEIAEIDPMRGRIIDRLPRVHVFPASHYVATPPTLERAIKEIQEDLRLRLTELKAQDKLVEAQRLEQRTLFDIEMMEEMGYCQGIENYSRYLDGRSPGSSPATLLDYFPDDGLLFIDESHVTVPQIGGMYRGDRSRKQTLVDYGFRLPAALDNRPLTFEEFEARQFQTVYVSATPGDYELKKAHGVVVEQIVRPTGLVDPPIEVRPAQQQVDDLIHEIRRTVESAQRILVTTLTKRMAEDLTSYLEELGIKVRYLHSDINTVERMEIIRDLRKGVFDVLIGINLLREGLDIPEVALVAILDADKEGFLRSERSLIQTCGRAARNVDGRVIMYADRITRSMQACIDETGRRRETQLAYNAEHGITPQSVKKSLRSILEDIAERGDYGELPLAAEEEIPYGSPQDIAREIARVKKEMLAAAADLDFEKAAELRDRMLQLEKQELALRGSPIK; encoded by the coding sequence ATGGCCCGCTTCGTTCTTTCCAGCCAATACGAGCCGCGCGGCGATCAGCCCGCGGCCATCGCCGAGCTTGAGGCCGGGGTCGAACGCGGCGACCAGCACCAGGTGCTGCTCGGCGTCACCGGCTCCGGCAAGACCTTCACCATGGCCAATGTGGCCGCCCGCCTCAACCGCCCGACCCTGGTGATGGCCCCCAACAAGACCCTGGCGGCGCAGCTCTACGGCGAGTTCAAGGAGTTGTTTCCGCAAAATGCGGTTGAGTATTTCGTCAGCTATTACGATTACTATCAGCCCGAAGCCTATATTCCCACCACCGACACCTTCATCGAAAAAGACAGCGCAATCAACGAAGAGATCGACAAGCTGCGCCACAGCGCCACCCGCTCGCTGCTGACCCGCCGCGACGTGCTGATCGTCGCCTCGGTGTCCTGCATCTACGGTCTCGGCTCTCCCGAGGCGTATCACGGCATGCTGGTGGAGCTGGTCGAAGGGGCCGAGATCGAACGCAATGCGCTGCTCAAGCGGCTGGTGGAGATCCAATACCAGCGCAACGATGTTGATTTTCACCGCGGCACCTTCCGGGTGCGGGGCGATGTGGTGGAGATTTTTCCCGCCTACGAGGAGGACCGCGCCCTGCGGGTGACCTTCTTCGGCGACGAAATCGAAGAGATCGCCGAGATCGACCCCATGCGTGGCCGCATCATCGACCGCCTGCCGCGGGTGCATGTCTTCCCCGCCAGCCACTACGTGGCGACCCCGCCGACGCTGGAGCGTGCCATCAAGGAGATCCAGGAGGATCTGCGCCTGCGGCTGACCGAGTTGAAGGCGCAGGACAAGCTGGTGGAAGCGCAGCGCCTCGAGCAGCGCACCCTGTTCGATATCGAGATGATGGAGGAGATGGGCTACTGCCAGGGGATCGAGAACTATTCGCGTTACCTCGACGGGCGCAGCCCCGGTTCGTCGCCTGCCACCCTGCTCGACTACTTCCCCGATGACGGGCTGCTGTTTATCGACGAAAGCCATGTCACCGTTCCGCAGATCGGCGGTATGTACCGCGGCGACCGCTCACGCAAGCAGACCCTCGTCGACTACGGCTTCCGCCTGCCGGCGGCGCTGGACAACCGCCCCCTGACCTTCGAGGAGTTCGAGGCGCGCCAGTTCCAGACGGTCTATGTCTCCGCCACCCCTGGCGACTACGAGTTGAAGAAAGCGCACGGCGTGGTGGTGGAGCAGATTGTACGCCCCACCGGCCTGGTGGACCCGCCTATCGAAGTGCGGCCGGCGCAGCAGCAGGTCGATGACCTGATCCACGAAATCCGTCGCACCGTCGAGAGCGCCCAGCGGATCCTGGTCACCACCCTCACCAAACGCATGGCGGAGGATTTGACCAGCTATCTTGAAGAATTGGGAATCAAGGTGCGCTACCTGCACTCGGATATCAACACGGTAGAGCGCATGGAGATCATCCGCGACCTGCGCAAAGGGGTGTTCGACGTGCTGATCGGCATCAACCTGTTGCGCGAGGGGCTCGATATCCCCGAGGTGGCGCTGGTGGCCATTCTCGATGCCGACAAGGAAGGGTTTCTGCGCTCGGAGCGCTCACTGATTCAGACCTGCGGCCGGGCTGCCCGCAACGTCGACGGGCGCGTCATCATGTACGCCGACCGCATCACCCGCTCCATGCAGGCCTGCATCGATGAGACCGGGCGCCGCCGCGAGACGCAGCTGGCCTATAATGCCGAGCACGGCATCACCCCCCAGTCGGTGAAAAAGTCGCTGCGCTCGATCCTGGAGGACATTGCCGAGCGCGGCGATTACGGCGAGCTGCCGCTGGCCGCCGAGGAGGAGATCCCCTACGGTTCGCCGCAGGACATCGCCAGGGAGATCGCGCGGGTCAAAAAGGAGATGCTGGCGGCCGCCGCCGATCTAGACTTTGAAAAGGCCGCCGAGCTGCGCGACCGCATGCTGCAGCTGGAAAAGCAGGAGCTGGCGCTGCGGGGTTCGCCCATCAAATAA
- a CDS encoding dihydrolipoyl dehydrogenase family protein, protein MDPSYDMIILGSGTSAFAAARKASSLGARVLMVEQSRLGGTCVNWGCVPSKTLIHHASEYAVAARLAAAAGDAPPRVPDGRWLLESKERAVDSVRQEHYQSALDDDPLIDIMHGRGRFLSPHSLQVGDEILTAERFLVATGGYPRTLALPGLEEAGYLNSYSALNLTKPPASLLILGGGVIAVEMGQMFARFGTRVTIIERGRTLLREFDRRLTRTFAELLHQDGVSFEFEFEAREIERHGDQLCLREASGGADRCFTAERLMLAVGTAPATRDIGLDKAGVELNVGGFIQVDSYMRTSAENIWAAGDVTGPPLIAPAGAREGEVAVVNMLDPDARRRIDHHTSPMAVFVEPELATVGINARQAAEEGIEADESYFDLSHVAKAHVMGGRRGGFVLTAARESGRLLGTQILAPRAADIIHQAALAVRCGLTVRDLSECVHAYPTIADGLRLAALEHARLFDVDIDRSNFSGIRETGRAEP, encoded by the coding sequence ATGGATCCATCCTACGACATGATCATCCTCGGTTCGGGAACCAGTGCCTTTGCCGCCGCGCGCAAGGCGTCCTCACTGGGTGCCCGGGTGCTGATGGTGGAACAGAGCCGGCTGGGCGGAACCTGCGTCAACTGGGGATGCGTGCCGAGCAAGACTCTCATTCACCATGCCAGCGAATACGCGGTGGCCGCGCGCCTTGCCGCAGCGGCCGGCGATGCGCCGCCGCGCGTCCCCGACGGCCGCTGGCTGCTGGAAAGCAAAGAGCGCGCCGTGGACAGTGTGCGACAGGAACACTACCAGAGCGCTCTCGATGACGACCCGCTGATCGACATCATGCACGGGCGCGGGCGCTTTCTTTCCCCGCACAGCCTGCAGGTGGGCGACGAGATCCTGACGGCGGAGCGCTTCCTGGTCGCGACCGGCGGCTATCCCCGCACGCTGGCGCTGCCGGGGCTCGAAGAGGCCGGTTATCTCAACAGTTATTCGGCCCTCAATCTGACAAAGCCGCCCGCCTCTCTGCTGATTCTCGGCGGCGGCGTCATCGCGGTGGAGATGGGGCAGATGTTCGCCCGCTTCGGCACCCGGGTCACCATCATCGAACGCGGCCGGACTCTGCTGCGGGAGTTCGACCGGCGCCTGACCCGCACCTTTGCCGAATTGCTGCATCAGGACGGCGTCTCCTTCGAGTTTGAATTCGAGGCCCGCGAAATTGAGCGTCACGGCGACCAGCTCTGCCTGCGTGAGGCTTCCGGCGGGGCCGATCGCTGCTTTACCGCCGAGCGCCTCATGCTGGCGGTCGGCACCGCTCCGGCGACACGGGATATCGGCCTGGACAAAGCCGGCGTTGAGCTGAATGTCGGCGGCTTCATCCAGGTCGATTCCTATATGCGGACTTCGGCAGAGAACATCTGGGCCGCCGGCGATGTCACTGGACCGCCCCTGATTGCACCGGCCGGCGCGCGGGAAGGAGAGGTGGCGGTGGTCAACATGCTCGACCCGGATGCACGCCGACGCATCGACCATCACACCTCCCCCATGGCGGTATTCGTCGAGCCGGAGCTGGCAACGGTGGGGATCAACGCGCGGCAGGCGGCGGAAGAGGGGATCGAAGCAGACGAGAGTTACTTCGACCTGAGCCATGTGGCCAAGGCCCATGTGATGGGCGGGCGCCGCGGCGGTTTCGTGCTGACGGCCGCGCGGGAATCGGGGCGACTGCTGGGCACGCAGATTCTTGCGCCGCGCGCGGCCGACATTATTCACCAGGCGGCGCTGGCGGTGCGTTGCGGGCTGACGGTGCGCGACCTGTCGGAATGCGTTCACGCCTATCCCACCATTGCCGATGGTCTGCGGCTGGCGGCGTTGGAACATGCGCGTCTTTTCGATGTCGACATTGACAGGTCAAATTTTTCCGGAATCAGGGAAACAGGTCGAGCAGAACCTTGA
- a CDS encoding phosphotransacetylase family protein — translation MARKIFIAATGQHCGKTTTSLALLMLARAQGLRVGFLKPLGPKPIHYAGHDGDRDAALIAELFGQAQEFPLMSPVVLQSDTTRRIIDGEMSAAAFVPRITEACAALEDRCDLLIIEGAGHAGVGSVAGLSNADMARLLDASVMMVTEGGIGRVVDSVCLNLCMFREQGVRVRCVVANKLNPAKRDQSIDYLQRGLSPYDLKVLGGFNYQPVLANPTLRRISRLLDRSLHGDDSQAGRIIHHVQIGAASTWRVAELLQNSTLLIVTSSRDELLVTLANLYQMPEYREKIVGLVVPGIIPVSRITQKILDHSGIPYLRTTEHTTAELHNLITEDVSKITSEDQEKIDLLQKLAPERFDLKVLLDLFP, via the coding sequence ATGGCCCGCAAAATCTTCATCGCCGCCACAGGCCAGCATTGCGGCAAAACCACTACCAGCCTCGCCCTTTTGATGCTGGCCCGCGCCCAGGGATTGCGGGTCGGCTTTCTTAAACCCCTTGGTCCAAAACCTATCCACTACGCCGGCCACGACGGCGATCGTGACGCCGCGTTGATCGCCGAACTGTTCGGACAGGCGCAGGAGTTTCCCCTCATGTCGCCGGTGGTTCTACAATCCGATACGACCCGGCGCATCATCGATGGCGAAATGTCCGCCGCCGCATTCGTTCCACGCATCACCGAGGCCTGCGCGGCACTGGAAGACAGGTGCGATCTGCTCATCATCGAGGGAGCCGGCCACGCCGGTGTCGGTTCCGTTGCCGGCCTGTCCAATGCCGACATGGCGCGCCTGCTGGATGCATCGGTGATGATGGTGACCGAAGGCGGCATCGGCCGGGTCGTGGATTCGGTCTGTCTCAATCTGTGCATGTTCCGGGAGCAGGGGGTCAGGGTTCGCTGCGTGGTGGCCAACAAGCTCAATCCGGCCAAGCGCGATCAATCCATTGATTATCTGCAGCGCGGCCTCTCACCATACGACCTGAAAGTTCTGGGCGGCTTCAATTATCAACCGGTGCTGGCCAACCCCACTCTGCGCCGCATCTCCCGCCTGCTGGACCGGTCGCTGCATGGCGATGATAGCCAGGCGGGCCGCATCATCCATCACGTGCAGATCGGCGCCGCCTCAACCTGGCGGGTTGCCGAACTGCTGCAAAACAGCACCCTGCTGATTGTCACCAGCAGTCGCGACGAACTGCTCGTCACCCTGGCCAACCTCTACCAGATGCCGGAGTACCGCGAAAAAATCGTCGGTCTGGTCGTCCCCGGCATCATCCCCGTAAGCCGCATCACCCAGAAGATTCTCGACCACAGCGGCATCCCCTACCTGCGCACCACCGAGCACACCACTGCCGAGCTGCACAACCTCATCACCGAGGATGTGTCAAAAATCACCTCCGAAGACCAGGAAAAGATCGATCTGCTGCAGAAACTGGCGCCTGAGCGCTTCGATCTCAAGGTTCTGCTCGACCTGTTTCCCTGA
- a CDS encoding Rho termination factor N-terminal domain-containing protein, with the protein MKVTDIRTIAKDMGIKNASKMKKNDLIHSIQLTEGNSDCYGISWRHQCGQQDCRWRQDCLAE; encoded by the coding sequence ATGAAGGTCACCGATATTCGCACCATCGCCAAGGACATGGGGATCAAAAACGCATCGAAGATGAAAAAAAACGACCTGATCCACAGCATTCAACTCACCGAAGGCAATTCCGACTGCTACGGCATCTCCTGGCGCCACCAGTGCGGCCAGCAGGATTGCCGCTGGCGCCAGGACTGCCTTGCCGAATAA